Proteins from a genomic interval of Halomonas alkaliantarctica:
- a CDS encoding alpha/beta hydrolase family protein, translated as MPLNIVQRLLPGWGITYGPSGDGPFPAIMLLHGSEGAWAGWSHRDAMLFAAHGFLAFPYGYSSGGNAWSAGHIIDYPLDRSVEALKALREFQFADERVGLYGISRGAEHALLLASLMARDKLEGAPDAIAVHSPPDVVCGAFDALSFRDAGDPGWQAWDASKRAWTWCDSHDGLLPTTLIEIERYPGPLLLSHGTQDRMWSVEMTKRLEQRLCEHGRSPEVHYYEGEDHIPSSSGQNQHYELLLDFFSKHL; from the coding sequence ATGCCTTTAAATATCGTGCAGCGTTTACTACCCGGTTGGGGCATTACTTATGGCCCTTCGGGCGATGGCCCTTTTCCAGCCATCATGTTACTGCATGGTTCTGAAGGCGCATGGGCGGGCTGGAGCCATCGGGACGCGATGCTATTTGCCGCCCATGGCTTCTTGGCGTTCCCTTATGGCTACTCAAGCGGCGGTAATGCATGGAGCGCGGGGCATATTATCGATTACCCACTGGATCGCAGTGTGGAAGCATTGAAAGCCCTTAGGGAATTCCAGTTTGCTGATGAGCGAGTAGGACTTTATGGAATTTCACGCGGCGCCGAGCATGCGCTATTGCTTGCCTCCCTAATGGCAAGAGATAAGCTCGAAGGCGCACCTGATGCTATCGCCGTGCACAGCCCGCCAGACGTTGTGTGCGGCGCCTTTGATGCACTTAGTTTTCGCGATGCAGGGGATCCAGGCTGGCAAGCTTGGGACGCCAGTAAACGCGCCTGGACATGGTGTGATAGTCACGATGGCTTGCTGCCTACCACGCTGATAGAGATCGAACGCTACCCGGGGCCGCTACTGCTTTCCCATGGCACCCAAGACCGAATGTGGTCGGTGGAAATGACCAAGCGCCTAGAGCAACGCCTGTGCGAGCATGGCCGCTCGCCGGAAGTGCATTACTACGAGGGTGAGGACCATATACCCAGTAGCTCTGGGCAGAATCAGCACTACGAGCTGCTCCTGGATTTCTTTTCAAAACACCTGTAA